Proteins encoded together in one Zonotrichia leucophrys gambelii isolate GWCS_2022_RI chromosome 1, RI_Zleu_2.0, whole genome shotgun sequence window:
- the ATP5PF gene encoding ATP synthase-coupling factor 6, mitochondrial, whose translation MILRQILRLSSLFNSAVSVHLRRNIGLSAIAFNKTKELDPVQKLFVDKIREYNTKSKQAGGPVDAGPEFQKDMNESLARLQRAYGEGDLTKFPEFKFEEPKFEETPK comes from the exons ATGATCCTGCGGCAGATCTTGCGGCTTTCCTCCCTTTTCAACTCCGCCGTGTCCGTTCACCTGCGCAGGAACATTGGGCTCTCTGCCATTGCTTTCAACAAGACAAAAGAGCTCGACCCCGTCCAGAAGCTTTTCGTGGACAAGATCAGAGAGTACAACACCAAGAGCAA GCAAGCTGGAGGGCCTGTTGATGCAGGACCTGAGTTTCAAAAAGATATGAATGAATCCCTTGCAAGACTCCAACGGGCCTATGGTGAAGGAGATCTCACCAAGTTTCCAGAATTTAAATTTGAGG AGCCCAAGTTTGAGGAGACTCCAAAGTGA